One window of the Mycobacterium haemophilum DSM 44634 genome contains the following:
- a CDS encoding MMPL family transporter, producing MMRLSRCLRRFRWLVFTGWLLTLVPAIYLAMTQSGNLTGGGFEVAGSQSLLVHDQLQEEYPDQGAASLALVAAPRPDASYQDMNDAVALLKRIAGEFPGVSEVPSPTQLPPRPDRPYVVSLRLDARNSGTSDVAKQLRTKVGIRGDQSGRTANAHVRLYVIGQGALSAAAAANSKHDIAEAERWNLPIILIVLLAVFGSLAAAAVPLALGACTVVVTMGLVYLISMHTTMSVFVTSTVSMFGIALAVDYSLFILMRFREELRSGRQPQEAVDAAMATSGLAVVLSGMTVIASLTGIYLINTPALRSMATGAILAVAIAMLTSATLTPAVLATFGRAAAKRSALLHWSRRPECTQSRFWNRWVGWVMHRPWISALAASTLLIIMAAPATSMVLGNSLLRQFDSSHEIRAGVSAAAQALGPGALGPVQVLITFPGDPNVQASSAEHSQTIAAIRDRMAQAPNVLSVAPPQFADNNGSALLSAVLSVDPEDLGARETVDWMRTELPKVPGAAHVAVGGPTALIKDFDDRVSKTEPLVLVFVALIAFVMLLISIRSVFLAFKGVLMTLLSVATAYGSLVMVFQWGWLENLGFTHINSIDSTVPPLVLAMTFGLSMDYEIFLLTRIRERFLQTGRTRDAVAYGVSTSARTITSAALIMIAVFVGFAFAGMPLVAEIGVACAVAIAVDATVVRLVLVPALMAMFAQWNWWLPCWLSRALPSVDFDRPLPAVDLGDIVVIPDDISAAMVPSGDLRIVLKSAAKLKHLAPDAICVADPLAFTGCGHNNKRLDRVLPGAAHEPEEGRASDDTAALPAAPACTTTSTNGHSAARKFIIGLAYRNSIARAMPWSDRPVHPVTLWRGRLSVAIDALQTQVVSQAPDRPTYQRRRPVETTHVQLPTGDRLLIPTGAETLRLVGYLIMSRNSSRDYAELADMVDALEPETAAVVLAELDRYYSCQPPIRQWMATQLVRRLSDPHPVDLTDDQWSDPDATAEWQEVRQRCLSVAVAMLEEAR from the coding sequence ATGATGCGCCTAAGCCGCTGCCTGCGTCGGTTCCGCTGGTTGGTCTTCACGGGCTGGTTGCTCACGCTGGTGCCGGCAATCTATCTGGCGATGACGCAATCGGGGAATCTCACCGGCGGCGGGTTCGAAGTTGCCGGGTCACAGTCGCTGCTGGTCCACGATCAGCTCCAAGAAGAATATCCCGACCAGGGAGCGGCCTCGTTGGCGCTGGTGGCGGCCCCCCGCCCGGATGCCAGCTACCAGGACATGAACGACGCTGTGGCGCTACTAAAACGGATTGCCGGCGAGTTCCCCGGTGTGTCGGAGGTGCCCAGCCCAACCCAGCTGCCGCCGCGACCTGATCGGCCGTATGTGGTGTCACTGCGGCTGGACGCCCGCAACTCGGGCACTAGCGACGTCGCCAAGCAGCTACGCACCAAGGTGGGTATCAGGGGCGACCAATCCGGGCGGACCGCCAACGCTCACGTGCGGCTCTATGTCATCGGGCAGGGCGCACTCAGCGCCGCGGCGGCGGCCAACAGCAAGCACGACATCGCCGAAGCGGAACGATGGAACCTGCCGATCATTCTGATCGTCTTGCTCGCGGTGTTTGGATCGCTGGCCGCCGCGGCGGTTCCGCTAGCCCTCGGCGCTTGCACCGTCGTGGTCACCATGGGCCTGGTCTACCTAATATCGATGCACACCACTATGTCGGTGTTTGTGACCTCGACGGTGTCGATGTTTGGCATCGCGCTGGCCGTCGACTACTCCCTATTCATCCTGATGCGCTTCCGCGAGGAGCTGCGGTCCGGGCGGCAACCACAGGAAGCTGTCGACGCCGCGATGGCCACTTCCGGGCTCGCGGTGGTGCTGTCCGGGATGACCGTCATCGCCTCGCTCACCGGGATCTACTTGATCAACACCCCGGCGCTGCGGTCGATGGCGACCGGAGCGATTCTGGCCGTCGCTATCGCGATGCTGACGTCGGCCACCTTGACACCCGCGGTGTTAGCCACGTTCGGCCGGGCAGCCGCCAAAAGGTCAGCGCTGCTGCACTGGTCGCGGCGGCCGGAGTGCACCCAGTCCCGGTTCTGGAACCGTTGGGTGGGATGGGTGATGCACCGGCCGTGGATTTCGGCGCTGGCGGCGTCGACCCTCCTCATCATTATGGCGGCGCCGGCGACGTCGATGGTGCTGGGCAACAGCCTGCTGCGGCAGTTTGACTCTTCGCACGAGATCCGTGCCGGGGTGTCGGCCGCGGCCCAAGCGCTCGGCCCAGGCGCGCTGGGGCCCGTGCAGGTGCTGATCACCTTTCCCGGCGACCCGAATGTTCAAGCGTCCTCAGCCGAACACAGCCAGACAATCGCGGCGATCCGTGACCGGATGGCGCAGGCTCCGAACGTCTTGTCGGTGGCACCGCCGCAATTCGCCGATAACAACGGCAGCGCGCTGCTGAGCGCGGTGTTGTCGGTCGATCCCGAGGACCTGGGCGCCCGCGAAACCGTCGATTGGATGCGGACGGAGCTTCCTAAGGTTCCCGGCGCGGCGCACGTGGCTGTCGGCGGCCCGACCGCGCTGATCAAAGACTTCGATGATCGGGTGTCCAAGACGGAGCCGCTGGTGCTGGTCTTCGTTGCGTTGATCGCGTTCGTGATGCTGCTGATCTCGATCCGCTCGGTATTCCTGGCATTCAAAGGCGTGCTGATGACATTGCTGTCGGTGGCCACCGCCTATGGCAGCTTGGTGATGGTCTTCCAGTGGGGCTGGCTGGAGAACCTCGGCTTCACACACATCAATTCGATCGACAGCACGGTTCCCCCGCTGGTGCTGGCGATGACCTTCGGGTTGTCGATGGACTACGAAATCTTCCTGCTCACCCGCATCCGGGAACGCTTCTTGCAAACCGGGCGCACTCGCGACGCGGTCGCCTACGGCGTGAGCACCAGCGCACGCACAATTACCAGCGCCGCCCTGATCATGATCGCGGTGTTCGTCGGCTTCGCGTTCGCCGGCATGCCGCTGGTCGCCGAGATCGGCGTGGCGTGCGCCGTCGCGATCGCGGTCGACGCGACCGTGGTGCGACTAGTTCTGGTACCGGCGCTGATGGCGATGTTCGCGCAATGGAACTGGTGGCTACCCTGCTGGCTGTCCCGGGCCTTGCCGTCCGTCGACTTCGACAGGCCGCTGCCGGCGGTCGACCTCGGTGACATCGTGGTCATCCCCGACGACATCTCGGCAGCCATGGTGCCCAGTGGCGACCTGCGGATAGTGCTCAAGTCGGCGGCGAAGCTCAAGCACCTGGCGCCCGACGCGATCTGCGTGGCCGACCCGCTCGCCTTCACCGGGTGCGGGCACAACAACAAACGACTCGACCGGGTCCTACCAGGCGCTGCGCACGAGCCAGAAGAGGGCAGAGCCAGCGATGACACCGCGGCGCTTCCTGCCGCCCCGGCCTGCACGACGACCAGCACCAACGGTCACTCGGCGGCCAGGAAGTTCATCATCGGCCTGGCGTACCGCAATAGCATTGCGCGGGCGATGCCCTGGTCTGACCGGCCGGTTCATCCGGTCACGCTGTGGCGCGGGCGGCTCTCAGTCGCCATCGACGCGCTGCAGACACAGGTGGTCTCGCAAGCCCCCGACCGGCCAACCTACCAGCGGCGGCGCCCGGTGGAGACCACCCACGTCCAGCTGCCCACCGGCGACCGGTTGCTGATCCCCACCGGCGCAGAAACGCTGCGGCTGGTGGGCTATCTGATCATGTCCCGTAACAGCAGCCGCGACTACGCCGAATTGGCTGACATGGTCGATGCACTAGAGCCCGAGACCGCGGCCGTAGTGCTGGCCGAGCTAGATAGGTATTACTCTTGTCAACCACCCATACGGCAATGGATGGCGACCCAGTTAGTCCGCCGGCTCTCGGACCCCCATCCCGTTGACCTCACTGATGATCAGTGGTCCGACCCGGATGCCACGGCAGAATGGCAGGAGGTCAGGCAGCGCTGCCTGTCGGTGGCTGTAGCGATGCTCGAGGAGGCGAGGTGA